From the genome of Argentina anserina chromosome 4, drPotAnse1.1, whole genome shotgun sequence, one region includes:
- the LOC126791456 gene encoding putative E3 ubiquitin-protein ligase RF298 isoform X2: MASMVAKGSSCTTQLSPSMTVQEKGSRNKRKFRADPPLGDANKILPLPQTECASYEFSAEKFEISHQNHGQTSVCDLCFVNQDHSDGLKLDLGLSSAVGSSEVGPSRPRSESEADVFQDADWSDLTETQLEELVLSNLGMIFKSAIKKIVACGYSEDVATKAVLRSGLCYGSKDTVSNIVDNTLVFLRSGQEIDPSREHCFEDLQQLEKYILAELVCVLREIRPFFSTGDAMWCLLICDMNVSHACAMDGDPISSFLNDGVPNGNLPISNQPQPKVEAKNSEMGLLNAGKPIATMSGSPSSQSETCKPRNLGNNGLLPEKDGTTGRSPSPAVEEKEEKLLGNRKVHSISTKREYMLRQKSLHLEKNYRTYGCKGSSRAGKLSGLGGLIMDKKLKSVSDSTTLNLKNASLKISKAMGVDLPKDNGNHILSSSVGTSSPGVFNVDAENAAPVLPINSISSMLPSSNTSTTLSDPITAKALPPANPPPILLSADTELSLSLPTKRNTTPVPVTFTSDNPNSNFAGIPFDKSMGQWVPRDKKDEMILKLGPRVRDLQNQLQEWTEWANQKVMQAARRLGKDKAELKSLRQEKEEVDRLKKEKLTLEENTMKKLAEMDNALCKASGQVEKANSAVRRLEVENAALRQEMEAAKLRAAESAASCQEVSKREKKTLMKFQSWEKQKTLFSEELVTERRKLKQLLQELEQAKDLKEQLELLS; encoded by the exons ATGGCGTCGATGGTTGCCAAGGGGAGTAGTTGTACCACTCAACTGTCTCCCTCTATGACTGTTCAAGAAAAGGGTAGTAGAAACAAGAGGAAGTTCCGGGCTGATCCACCTCTAGGGGATGCAAATAAGATTTTGCCTTTACCTCAAACTGAATGTGCAAGTTACGAATTTTCAGCAGAGAAGTTTGAAATCAGCCACCAGAACCATGGACAAACCAGTGTCTGTGATCTGTGTTTTGTGAATCAAGACCATTCTGATGGGTTGAAACTTGACCTTGGGTTGTCTAGCGCTGTTGGTTCATCTGAGGTTGGGCCAAGCCGGCCTAGAAGTGAATCAGAGGCAGATGTGTTTCAAGATGCTGATTGGAGTGATCTCACAGAAACACAGCTTGAGGAACTTGTTCTGAGCAATTTGGGCATGATTTTCAAGAGTGCAATTAAAAAGATTGTTGCTTGTGGTTACTCCGAAGATGTTGCTACAAAGGCTGTTTTGCGGTCTGGTCTTTGTTATGGGTCTAAAGACACTGTGTCTAATATAGTGGATAATACATTAGTTTTTCTTAGGAGTGGCCAAGAAATTGATCCTTCAAGGGAACACTGTTTTGAAGATTTACAGCAGCTAGAGAAGTACATATTGGCGGAGCTGGTCTGTGTTCTTCGCGAGATTAGGCCTTTCTTCAGCACTGGTGATGCAATGTGGTGCTTATTGATATGTGACATGAATGTCTCTCATGCTTGTGCAATGGATGGTGACCCCATAAGCAGTTTCCTCAATGATGGCGTGCCAAATGGAAATTTGCCTATTTCAAATCAACCTCAGCCCAAAGTAGAAGCCAAAAATTCAGAAATGGGCCTTCTGAATGCTGGTAAGCCGATTGCAACAATGTCTGGTTCTCCTAGCTCACAGTCTGAGACTTGCAAACCAAGAAATTTGGGTAACAATGGATTACTACCAGAAAAAGATGGCACAACCGGAAGATCTCCATCTCCTGCTGTAGAGGAAAAAGAGGAAAAGCTTCTGGGAAATAGAAAGGTCCATTCTATTAGTACTAAAAGAGAATACATGCTTCGACAAAAGTCACTTCATTTGGAGAAAAATTACCGTACATATGGATGTAAAGGGTCATCAAGAGCAGGGAAGCTGAGTGGTTTGGGTGGTTTAATTATGGATAAGAAGTTAAAATCTGTGTCAGACTCTACCACTCTTAATTTAAAGAATGCATCTTTAAAAATAAGTAAGGCGATGGGAGTTGATTTGCCTAAAGACAATGGGAACCACATTCTTTCTTCCAGTGTTGGAACTTCTTCTCCTGGAGTTTTCAACGTGGATGCTGAGAATGCTGCTCCAGTTCTGCCTATAAACAGTATCTCATCCATGTTACCTTCTTCGAATACTTCAACTACATTATCGGACCCCATTACTGCAAAAGCATTGCCGCCAGCCAATCCTCCACCTATTTTATTATCTGCTGATACTGAGCTTTCCCTTTCTCTGCCTACAAAACGTAACACTACCCCAGTGCCTGTCACCTTCACTTCTGATAACCCAAACTCTAATTTTGCTGGGATACCTTTTGATAAGTCCATGGGGCAGTGGGTACCCAGAGACAAAAAGGATGAGATGATTTTGAAGTTGGGTCCTAGAGTGCGGGATCTGCAAAATCAGCTGCAAGAGTGGACAGAGTGGGCTAACCAGAAGGTTATGCAGGCTGCACGTAGGCTAGGTAAGGACAAGGCTGAACTGAAGTCATTAAgacaagagaaagaagaagttgATCGGCTGAAGAAAGAGAAACTAACATTGGAGGAGAACACCATGAAGAAACTTGCTGAGATGGACAATGCATTGTGCAAGGCTAGTGGTCAAGTGGAAAAGGCAAATTCTGCAGTAAGGAGGCTTGAGGTGGAAAATGCTGCACTAAGGCAGGAAATGGAGGCTGCCAAGTTACGGGCTGCAGAGTCAGCTGCAAGCTGTCAAGAGGTATCAAAGAGGGAGAAGAAGACactcatgaaatttcagtcATGGGAAAAGCAAAAAACCTTGTTCAGCGAAGAACTGGTGACAGAAAGACGCAAGTTAAAACAGCTTCTACAGGAATTAGAGCAAGCTAAAGATCTCAAGGAACAATTAGAG TTACTGTCATAG
- the LOC126791466 gene encoding uncharacterized protein LOC126791466 produces the protein MGEKLSKMTRPETQAEPKPSDQSKPPPPPLHSEVEDDDENVKQLKECSALYLALQDCLVKNDRNWKSCQLEVQALKQCNERKKKKNDDNGK, from the exons ATGGGAGAGAAACTCAGCAAAATGACCCGACCCGAAACCCAGGCAGAACCAAAACCCAGTGACCAGTCAAAGCCGCCACCACCGCCTCTCCATTCGGAGGTAGAAGACGACGATGAGAACGTCAAACAGCTCAAAGAGTGTTCTGCTCTCTATCTCGCCTTACAG GATTGCCTTGTCAAGAATGATAGGAATTGGAAATCTTGTCAGTTGG AAGTTCAAGCCTTGAAGCAATGCaatgagaggaagaagaagaagaatgatgaCAATGGAAAGTGA
- the LOC126791456 gene encoding putative E3 ubiquitin-protein ligase RF298 isoform X1 — MASMVAKGSSCTTQLSPSMTVQEKGSRNKRKFRADPPLGDANKILPLPQTECASYEFSAEKFEISHQNHGQTSVCDLCFVNQDHSDGLKLDLGLSSAVGSSEVGPSRPRSESEADVFQDADWSDLTETQLEELVLSNLGMIFKSAIKKIVACGYSEDVATKAVLRSGLCYGSKDTVSNIVDNTLVFLRSGQEIDPSREHCFEDLQQLEKYILAELVCVLREIRPFFSTGDAMWCLLICDMNVSHACAMDGDPISSFLNDGVPNGNLPISNQPQPKVEAKNSEMGLLNAGKPIATMSGSPSSQSETCKPRNLGNNGLLPEKDGTTGRSPSPAVEEKEEKLLGNRKVHSISTKREYMLRQKSLHLEKNYRTYGCKGSSRAGKLSGLGGLIMDKKLKSVSDSTTLNLKNASLKISKAMGVDLPKDNGNHILSSSVGTSSPGVFNVDAENAAPVLPINSISSMLPSSNTSTTLSDPITAKALPPANPPPILLSADTELSLSLPTKRNTTPVPVTFTSDNPNSNFAGIPFDKSMGQWVPRDKKDEMILKLGPRVRDLQNQLQEWTEWANQKVMQAARRLGKDKAELKSLRQEKEEVDRLKKEKLTLEENTMKKLAEMDNALCKASGQVEKANSAVRRLEVENAALRQEMEAAKLRAAESAASCQEVSKREKKTLMKFQSWEKQKTLFSEELVTERRKLKQLLQELEQAKDLKEQLEARWHQEEKSKEELREQASSIKKEKEQLEVSTKSKEDQIKLKAESNLQKYKDDIQNLNEEISQLRLKSDSSKIAALRRGVDGSYASRVTDVENSLDQKDSQMPYISEVAKDLHDDSETGGVKRDRECVMCLSEEMSVVFLPCAHQVVCRTCNELHEKQGMKDCPSCRSPIQWRISVRYARS; from the exons ATGGCGTCGATGGTTGCCAAGGGGAGTAGTTGTACCACTCAACTGTCTCCCTCTATGACTGTTCAAGAAAAGGGTAGTAGAAACAAGAGGAAGTTCCGGGCTGATCCACCTCTAGGGGATGCAAATAAGATTTTGCCTTTACCTCAAACTGAATGTGCAAGTTACGAATTTTCAGCAGAGAAGTTTGAAATCAGCCACCAGAACCATGGACAAACCAGTGTCTGTGATCTGTGTTTTGTGAATCAAGACCATTCTGATGGGTTGAAACTTGACCTTGGGTTGTCTAGCGCTGTTGGTTCATCTGAGGTTGGGCCAAGCCGGCCTAGAAGTGAATCAGAGGCAGATGTGTTTCAAGATGCTGATTGGAGTGATCTCACAGAAACACAGCTTGAGGAACTTGTTCTGAGCAATTTGGGCATGATTTTCAAGAGTGCAATTAAAAAGATTGTTGCTTGTGGTTACTCCGAAGATGTTGCTACAAAGGCTGTTTTGCGGTCTGGTCTTTGTTATGGGTCTAAAGACACTGTGTCTAATATAGTGGATAATACATTAGTTTTTCTTAGGAGTGGCCAAGAAATTGATCCTTCAAGGGAACACTGTTTTGAAGATTTACAGCAGCTAGAGAAGTACATATTGGCGGAGCTGGTCTGTGTTCTTCGCGAGATTAGGCCTTTCTTCAGCACTGGTGATGCAATGTGGTGCTTATTGATATGTGACATGAATGTCTCTCATGCTTGTGCAATGGATGGTGACCCCATAAGCAGTTTCCTCAATGATGGCGTGCCAAATGGAAATTTGCCTATTTCAAATCAACCTCAGCCCAAAGTAGAAGCCAAAAATTCAGAAATGGGCCTTCTGAATGCTGGTAAGCCGATTGCAACAATGTCTGGTTCTCCTAGCTCACAGTCTGAGACTTGCAAACCAAGAAATTTGGGTAACAATGGATTACTACCAGAAAAAGATGGCACAACCGGAAGATCTCCATCTCCTGCTGTAGAGGAAAAAGAGGAAAAGCTTCTGGGAAATAGAAAGGTCCATTCTATTAGTACTAAAAGAGAATACATGCTTCGACAAAAGTCACTTCATTTGGAGAAAAATTACCGTACATATGGATGTAAAGGGTCATCAAGAGCAGGGAAGCTGAGTGGTTTGGGTGGTTTAATTATGGATAAGAAGTTAAAATCTGTGTCAGACTCTACCACTCTTAATTTAAAGAATGCATCTTTAAAAATAAGTAAGGCGATGGGAGTTGATTTGCCTAAAGACAATGGGAACCACATTCTTTCTTCCAGTGTTGGAACTTCTTCTCCTGGAGTTTTCAACGTGGATGCTGAGAATGCTGCTCCAGTTCTGCCTATAAACAGTATCTCATCCATGTTACCTTCTTCGAATACTTCAACTACATTATCGGACCCCATTACTGCAAAAGCATTGCCGCCAGCCAATCCTCCACCTATTTTATTATCTGCTGATACTGAGCTTTCCCTTTCTCTGCCTACAAAACGTAACACTACCCCAGTGCCTGTCACCTTCACTTCTGATAACCCAAACTCTAATTTTGCTGGGATACCTTTTGATAAGTCCATGGGGCAGTGGGTACCCAGAGACAAAAAGGATGAGATGATTTTGAAGTTGGGTCCTAGAGTGCGGGATCTGCAAAATCAGCTGCAAGAGTGGACAGAGTGGGCTAACCAGAAGGTTATGCAGGCTGCACGTAGGCTAGGTAAGGACAAGGCTGAACTGAAGTCATTAAgacaagagaaagaagaagttgATCGGCTGAAGAAAGAGAAACTAACATTGGAGGAGAACACCATGAAGAAACTTGCTGAGATGGACAATGCATTGTGCAAGGCTAGTGGTCAAGTGGAAAAGGCAAATTCTGCAGTAAGGAGGCTTGAGGTGGAAAATGCTGCACTAAGGCAGGAAATGGAGGCTGCCAAGTTACGGGCTGCAGAGTCAGCTGCAAGCTGTCAAGAGGTATCAAAGAGGGAGAAGAAGACactcatgaaatttcagtcATGGGAAAAGCAAAAAACCTTGTTCAGCGAAGAACTGGTGACAGAAAGACGCAAGTTAAAACAGCTTCTACAGGAATTAGAGCAAGCTAAAGATCTCAAGGAACAATTAGAG GCTAGATGGCATCAAGAGGAGAAATCAAAGGAAGAGCTACGTGAGCAGGCAAgttcaataaaaaaagaaaaggaacaaCTTGAGGTGTCAACAAAATCCAAAGAGGATCAGATCAAACTGAAAGCAGAAAGCAATCTGCAGAAGTACAAAGATGATATTCAGAATCTCAATGAAGAAATCTCCCAGTTGAGACTCAAGAGTGATTCTTCAAAGATTGCAGCCCTTCGGAGGGGTGTAGATGGAAGTTATGCCAGCAGGGTAACAGATGTTGAAAATAGTCTGGATCAGAAGGACTCCCAGATGCCATATATCTCAGAGGTAGCAAAGGATTTGCATGATGACTCTGAGACAGGAGGGGTGAAACGCGACAGGGAATGTGTGATGTGCCTCTCTGAGGAAATGTCTGTGGTCTTCCTCCCATGTGCTCATCAAGTGGTCTGCAGAACTTGCAATGAGCTCCACGAGAAACAGGGTATGAAGGACTGTCCATCGTGCAGGAGCCCCATACAGTggcgtatttctgtacgttaCGCTCGATCTTAA
- the LOC126792244 gene encoding F-box protein At3g07870 yields the protein MNPRTGRRGSWKLKGAFNIQELPPVLVVDILSRLSIKTLYSCRSVCKDWLRIIHGSEFAQLHLRRSPISILVKTFPKIRANRKLDLIQIAGSRMRVERMRFSDDNNVLPVWPVYMVELINSCNGLLCIRKVTDYDSLHVCNPILGEYIRIAFPDRSTCTDFIALGFSTRTNEYKILHTHYCSNYGTYDLIYTIGTGVWRRIGKRPSRSRVGRIPFNSFLHGALHWFPCHNPHQGIECFDFEREEFRQLLLPFGFKRYDGASYYKRYDGLRLGVLKDCLFLCVFEGDDGKSDVWLMKNYGVQESWTKVLVIEVREHLHPKTIYRDMRYAYEPILFLSDVEMLIMSCDRLVVRYNLVTKCVERTRIVQTESQFQACDYYPCFVSLHDVANGEEVKRIRDSEKFGSLLSEGSNDCTGSTVPPDYKTCEA from the exons ATGAATCCGAGAACAGGGAGAAGAGGAAGCTGGAAACTCAAAGGTGCTTTCAATATCCAGGAACTTCCGCCAGTTCTCGTAGTAGACATTCTATCAAGGCTTTCCATCAAGACTCTCTACAGTTGCAGATCCGTTTGCAAAGACTGGCTTCGTATAATTCATGGCTCTGAATTTGCTCAGCTACACCTTCGAAGATCACCGATCAGCATCTTGGTCAAGACCTTCCCCAAAATTCGGGCAAATCGTAAACTTGATTTGATCCAGATAGCTGGGTCTCGTATGCGAGTCGAGAGAATGAGGTTTTCTGACGACAATAATGTTCTACCAGTTTGGCCTGTTTATATGGTTGAATTGATAAATTCATGCAATGGTTTACTTTGTATACGTAAGGTAACCGACTATGATTCGTTGCATGTGTGCAACCCAATTTTAGGAGAGTACATTCGCATTGCTTTTCCTGATAGGAGTACCTGCACGGATTTTATTGCACTTGGTTTTAGCACCCGGACCAATGAATACAAGATCCTGCATACACATTACTGTTCCAACTACGGCACTTATGATTTGATATACACCATTGGTACAGGAGTTTGGAGAAGAATTGGAAAGCGTCCTAGTCGCTCTAGAGTTGGCCGAATACCATTCAATTCCTTTCTGCATGGAGCTCTTCATTGGTTCCCTTGTCACAATCCTCATCAAGGTATAGAATGTTTCGACTTTGAAAGAGAAGAGTTTCGACAACTACTACTTCCCTTCGGATTCAAGAGATATGATGGTGCATCTTATTACAAGAGATATGATGGTTTGAGGTTGGGAGTCTTGAAAGATTGTCTCTTTCTATGTGTGTTCGAAGGTGATGATGGGAAATCTGATGTGTGGCTTATGAAGAATTACGGTGTTCAAGAGTCTTGGACGAAAGTGCTTGTCATAGAAGTGAGAGAACACCTGCATCCAAAAACGATATACAGAGACATGAGATATGCGTATGAGCCGATTCTGTTCTTGAGCGATGTGGAAATGCTAATCATGTCCTGTGATAGGCTTGTAGTCCGCTATAATTTAGTAACAAAGTGTGTCGAGAGAACTCGCATTGTTCAGACTGAGTCACAGTTTCAGGCATGCGATTACTATCCTTGCTTTGTTTCACTCCATGATGTTGCAAATGGAGAGGAGGTGAAAAG GATTCGGGACAGTGAAAAATTCGGAAGCCTGCTGTCTGAAGGGAGTAACGATTGCACAGGTTCTACCGTGCCACCTGATTACAAGACATGTGAAGCTTAA
- the LOC126791462 gene encoding uncharacterized protein LOC126791462 produces the protein MESLFNNPWCDYTPCSHYREFPIQHPRYPLRSRGVPKVVSIPVQFAAHDRRRYETDAALKIQTAFRGYLVRKSVSKIAGIKREVDEISEKISKKETADLVRKDAKERLKVVETLMSLLLKLDSVKGVDSGVRDLRRAVIKKAIALQEKVEASAAINQSAVPETDSSLTCSEESGETGVNERELSCNSSESKKNDEELLENMKKENERMVGLVTELVHRNEKQTRLLGLLSQRVEMLERALINERLRTKKKRHALDCREEFF, from the coding sequence ATGGAATCTCTCTTCAATAATCCCTGGTGCGACTACACTCCCTGCTCACACTATAGAGAATTCCCAATCCAACACCCCCGATATCCTCTCAGAAGCAGAGGCGTCCCTAAGGTGGTCTCTATCCCGGTCCAATTCGCCGCGCACGATCGTCGGCGGTACGAGACCGACGCGGCGCTGAAGATCCAGACGGCCTTTAGAGGGTATCTGGTGAGGAAAAGCGTGAGCAAGATTGCCGGGATCAAACGCGAGGTGGATGAGATATCGGAGAAGATTTCGAAGAAAGAGACGGCGGATTTGGTGAGAAAAGACGCCAAGGAGCGGCTGAAGGTGGTGGAGACGCTGATGAGCTTACTTCTGAAGCTGGATTCCGTCAAGGGAGTCGACTCCGGGGTTAGGGATTTACGGAGGGCGGTGATCAAGAAGGCGATTGCTCTACAGGAGAAGGTAGAGGCATCGGCGGCGATTAATCAATCGGCTGTGCCCGAAACTGATTCGAGTTTGACATGTTCGGAAGAGAGTGGTGAGACTGGTGTGAATGAGAGGGAGTTGTCTTGCAATTCAAGCGAAAGCAAGAAGAATGATGAGGAGCTATTAGAGAATATGAAGAAGGAGAATGAGAGGATGGTGGGTTTGGTGACTGAGCTGGTTCACCGGAATGAAAAGCAAACCCGGCTGCTAGGGTTGCTGTCGCAGAGGGTGGAGATGCTGGAGAGGGCTCTCATCAACGAGAGACTGaggacgaagaagaagaggcaTGCTCTAGATTGCAGGGAAGAGTTCTTCTAG